Proteins encoded within one genomic window of Acipenser ruthenus chromosome 32, fAciRut3.2 maternal haplotype, whole genome shotgun sequence:
- the LOC131703013 gene encoding reticulon-4 receptor-like 2, with amino-acid sequence MFDCNLKLSLKMIFLSLPHLSLSPSHQVLWLYSNNISSIKPDSFSDMRDLEELDLGDNPSLRTLHPDSFRGLDKLQSLHIYRCQLGTLPGNIFKKLYSLQFLYLQDNLLQHIQDNLFSDLVNLTHLFLHGNQIRVLSENVFRGLVNLDRLLLHENRVRQVNRKAFRDLGHLTTLFLFNNALTDLPASALSDLSSLQFLRLNGNPWSCSCQARPLWEWFRQVRISSSELLCAGPEERKGLDLRFLREIDFAPCPMMPYYPRARVTYTFSTRTRWWFPKSGKASGGNSDKSKGLDGKKGQQQDNSYISPDKSQTKSYEAESTLTKVKEQDYWEKYENEDSTIRCYKLDCLKEANGKSRGVCPEASLFLLSLSLTLTLSLSLTLHFLFPETM; translated from the exons ATGTTTGACTGTAACTTGAAATTGAGCTTGAAAAtgatcttcctctctctcccccacctctctctctctccctctcatcaggTCCTGTGGCTCTACTCCAACAACATCAGCTCCATCAAACCCGATTCTTTCAGCGACATGCGAGATCTGGAGGAGCTGGACCTGGGGGATAACCCCTCCCTGCGCACCCTCCATCCTGACTCCTTCCGGGGGCTGGACaagctgcagagcctgcacatataccgctgccagctggggaccctgcccggaaacatcttcaaaaaactctacagcctgcagttcctttacctgcaggacaacctgctgcaacacatccag gacAATCTCTTCTCAGACCTGGTGAATCTCACTCACCTCTTCCTCCACGGCAACCAAATCCGAGTCCTGTCTGAAAATGTCTTCAGAGGGCTGGTCAACCTGGACAGGCTCCTCCTCCACGAGAACCGAGTGCGACAGGTCAACCGCAAAGCCTTCAGGGACCTGGGTCACCTCACCACCCTCTTCCTCTTCAACAACGCCCTAACAGACCTCCCTGCTTCGGCCCTCTCCGATCTCTCATCCCTGCAGTTCCTCAGACTCAACGGAAACCCCTGGAGCTGCTCCTGCCAGGCCCGCCCTCTCTGGGAATGGTTCCGTCAGGTCCGGATCTCCAGCTCCGAGCTCCTCTGCGCCGGTCCCGAGGAGAGGAAAGGTCTAGATTTGAGGTTCTTGAGAGAAATCGATTTCGCTCCCTGCCCCATGATGCCTTACTATCCGAGAGCCCGCGTCACTTACACCTTCAGCACCAGAACGAGATGGTGGTTCCCCAAATCGGGCAAGGCAAGCGGGGGGAATTCGGACAAATCTAAAGGCTTGGATGGAAAGAAAGGACAACAGCAAGACAACAGTTACATCAGTCCagataaaagtcaaaccaaaAGTTACGAAGCTGAGTCCACATTGACGAAAGTTAAAGAGCAAGACTACTGGGAGAAATATGAAAACGAAGACTCCACTATTCGTTGTTACAAGTTGGATTGTTTGAAAGAAGCAAACGGGAAGTCCAGAGGCGTTTGTCCAGAAGcgtccctctttctcctctctctctccctcactctcaccctctccctctctctcacccttcactttctttttcctgaaaccatgtga